A genomic window from Maylandia zebra isolate NMK-2024a linkage group LG20, Mzebra_GT3a, whole genome shotgun sequence includes:
- the her12 gene encoding hairy-related 12 — MAPYSTNYSSVHHIRISEKDNIKMRKPIVEKMRRDRINSCIEQLKVILEKEFHKQEPNSKLEKADILEMTVSFLRQQLQTGLCQSDYNQAYSQCWRDPVHFLSAGSEASLAPLQGLQQQQDQKLLQAQTASSSSPVCFTLRPTTVQDSGSRGPVWRPW; from the exons ATGGCTCCTTACTCAACAAACTACTCCTCTGTTCACCACATCAGGATCTCTGAGAAAGATAACATTAAA ATGAGGAAACCCATTGTGGAGAAAATGCGCAGGGATCGCATCAACAGCTGCATCGAGCAGCTGAAAGTCATTCTGGAGAAGGAGTTTCACAAGCAAGAGCCCAACTCCAAGCTAGAGAAGGCTGACATCTTGGAGATGACTGTGAGCTTCCTGAGgcagcagctgcagacaggCCTCTGTCAGAGTGACTACAACCAGGCCTACTCTCAGTGTTGGAGGGACCCTGTGCACTTCCTTTCAGCTGGCTCAGAGGCTTCTCTCGCCCCTCTGCAGGGACTCCAGCAGCAGCAAGACCAGAAACTCCTTCAAGCCCAGACAGCCAGCAGCTCCTCCCCAGTCTGCTTCACACTCAGGCCCACCACAGTGCAGGACAGCGGGAGCAGAGGCCCCGTGTGGAGGCCTTGGTAG
- the LOC101486618 gene encoding transcription factor HES-5 translates to MEIWVYKYRAEERRTQLRSNQLFNPSRDPDSTAMAPSVFGQANKEHLTPAHKLRKPMVEKLRRDRINTSIEQLKSLLGPEFLRQQPDSKQEKADILEMAVSYLRNWHQQQKQAGLTSSPMVASDGYSHCVQEAVSFLSHCQVQTQAHRLLLSHFHGLQASSGTSHSPCNLPSPPGSPLHQVSSSKGVSQVSCALWRPW, encoded by the exons ATGGAGATTTGGGTGTATAAATACAGGGCAGAGGAGAGGAGAACGCAGCTCAGATCCAACCAGCTCTTCAACCCGAGTAGAGACCCTGACTCCACAGCAATGGCTCCCTCTGTTTTTGGACAAGCAAACAAGGAACACCTGACCCCTGCTCACAAG CTGAGAAAGCCAATGGTAGAGAAACTACGCAGAGACCGCATCAACACCAGCATCGAGCAGCTGAAATCCCTGCTGGGGCCCGAGTTCCTCAGGCAGCAGCCTGACTCCAAGCAGGAGAAGGCTGACATCCTGGAGATGGCTGTGTCATATCTGAGAAACTGGcaccagcagcagaagcaggcCGGCTTGACCTCTAGCCCGATGGTGGCTAGCGACGGTTACTCCCACTGCGTGCAGGAGGCTGTCAGCTTCCTGTCCCACTGCCAGGTCCAGACTCAAGCCCACAGGCTGCTACTCAGCCACTTTCACGGCCTGCAGGCGTCCAGCGGGACCAGTCACAGTCCCTGCAACCTCCCCTCCCCTCCTGGCTCCCCACTCCATCAGGTCAGCTCCAGCAAGGGCGTAAGCCaggtcagctgtgctctgtGGAGGCCCTGGTAA